A portion of the Parasedimentitalea marina genome contains these proteins:
- a CDS encoding methyl-accepting chemotaxis protein translates to MTAQASPPKKRGYRPFSSIGAKITLILLAMGAASAVVGVLVSTVFSRVSEDMSMLTRDMLPQLEYSAVLTDAAGLTRDSMTDILLAGDSAGLKQGRIKAEEAASRLQEGVKNLPEALQPKFATLAENADQSLKELLAARESVFVSDAQISAQITAMQTHSRSLQHHLLEAADEAYFNLTLGGEDTIASIETTLTGLVNEQFSTLQSLLEAQADINLLAGMSLGLGQIRDVPTKKIMTQAATGSAERLTVFLEDPAALGLNPEEAETVQNAFKVFERMLVARRSEQKALRKEVLSAREASANALIVAIDNTIFELTMAAEESSTTNRDAVQSLLDNEVGVLNQLLEMNTLINSLQVAALRVVSSDGVEQVQIAADPLTTAAKALGEFVNFQNGVLTEDIHGIAAQADASGGLAASRIATIQAQAKTIEVSQAAAQAVSEIAHHSATLSGESQTAISEMAVTVTNDVREAEQQMYGLLGVSAAVLVLSLLLTKLLITRPLAKISETTEHLAAGDLSPVTGYDRASTEVYRIAQALSVFRNGLVEKEEMSKAVEAEREARQAEQTAAVTAIGDGLERLSKGDLTVRIQDDMSDGYAKLRDDFNQTLESLKTTVFEVVGSSESIRNGATEISQASDDLSRRTESQAATLEQTAAALEEMTSSVKSAAEGALSVESIVNEAKQEAEESGVVVQSAVSAMTEIESSARHISQIIGVIDDISFQTNLLALNAGVEAARAGEAGRGFAVVASEVRILAQRSSDAATEIKSLITDSSKHVDRGVLLVGKAGEALNTIVDRVGNISHLVSEMAVGSADQSTGLAEINIGVSQLDNVTQQNAAMVEEATAASHLLNSDARKLSTLVSHFKIDDTGHSQENPFTSHGETDISFSPQAEQDDDWSMDEAPLQPAKVASAAGNMWEDF, encoded by the coding sequence ATGACAGCACAGGCTTCTCCTCCAAAGAAACGGGGCTACAGACCATTTTCCAGTATTGGGGCCAAGATTACCCTGATCCTACTGGCTATGGGCGCAGCATCCGCCGTCGTCGGAGTTTTGGTTTCAACGGTATTTTCCCGTGTCTCAGAAGACATGTCGATGCTGACCCGTGATATGTTACCTCAATTGGAATACAGTGCAGTGCTGACCGACGCAGCTGGTCTGACCCGGGACTCCATGACGGATATTCTGCTTGCCGGGGACAGTGCTGGACTGAAACAAGGCCGCATTAAAGCCGAGGAGGCAGCCAGCCGGTTGCAGGAGGGTGTCAAAAACCTTCCAGAAGCTTTGCAGCCCAAGTTCGCAACCCTGGCAGAGAACGCCGATCAATCCCTTAAAGAACTACTCGCAGCACGTGAATCCGTTTTTGTCAGTGATGCGCAGATCAGTGCACAGATCACTGCCATGCAGACCCATAGCCGCAGCCTGCAGCACCATCTGTTAGAGGCCGCCGATGAAGCCTACTTTAACCTTACATTAGGCGGTGAAGACACGATTGCATCGATTGAAACCACTCTTACCGGGTTGGTCAACGAACAGTTCAGCACCCTGCAAAGCCTGTTGGAAGCACAGGCCGATATCAACCTTCTGGCCGGTATGTCATTGGGCCTTGGTCAAATACGTGATGTGCCAACCAAGAAAATCATGACACAGGCCGCCACTGGGTCCGCCGAACGGCTCACAGTATTTCTCGAAGATCCCGCCGCTCTGGGCCTCAACCCTGAAGAGGCCGAAACGGTTCAGAATGCGTTCAAAGTATTTGAAAGAATGTTGGTTGCGCGCCGATCTGAACAGAAGGCTCTGCGCAAGGAAGTGCTGAGTGCACGTGAAGCCAGTGCCAACGCCCTTATCGTTGCCATTGATAATACAATATTCGAACTGACAATGGCTGCCGAGGAAAGCAGCACAACCAACCGTGATGCCGTGCAAAGCCTGTTGGACAACGAGGTTGGCGTGCTTAACCAACTGTTGGAAATGAACACACTGATCAACAGTCTGCAGGTGGCTGCACTTCGCGTTGTCTCCTCTGATGGCGTGGAACAGGTCCAGATTGCAGCTGATCCACTGACAACAGCCGCCAAAGCACTTGGGGAGTTTGTTAATTTCCAGAATGGGGTTCTGACAGAGGACATTCACGGGATTGCCGCCCAGGCCGATGCCAGCGGCGGGCTGGCAGCGTCTCGAATTGCTACAATCCAGGCTCAAGCCAAGACAATTGAGGTTTCGCAGGCTGCCGCACAAGCAGTGTCCGAAATCGCGCACCATTCGGCCACGCTCAGCGGAGAAAGCCAAACAGCTATCTCAGAAATGGCTGTGACCGTGACCAACGATGTGCGCGAAGCGGAACAGCAAATGTACGGTCTTCTCGGCGTGTCCGCCGCTGTGCTTGTGTTGTCGCTGTTGCTGACAAAACTGTTGATCACCCGACCGCTTGCAAAAATCAGTGAGACCACTGAGCACCTGGCCGCAGGCGATCTAAGCCCGGTCACCGGGTATGACCGCGCCAGCACCGAGGTCTATCGCATTGCTCAAGCGCTATCGGTTTTCCGAAACGGGCTTGTTGAGAAAGAAGAGATGTCCAAGGCAGTTGAGGCCGAGCGAGAAGCACGCCAGGCGGAGCAAACAGCGGCTGTCACTGCGATTGGGGATGGGCTGGAGCGCCTGTCAAAAGGCGATCTGACAGTCCGAATTCAGGACGACATGAGCGACGGTTACGCCAAATTGCGCGATGATTTCAATCAGACCCTGGAAAGTCTGAAAACAACAGTTTTCGAAGTTGTTGGTTCCTCTGAAAGTATTCGCAATGGCGCCACCGAAATCAGTCAGGCCTCGGATGATTTGTCGCGTCGCACCGAAAGCCAGGCCGCAACTCTGGAACAGACTGCCGCCGCCTTGGAAGAAATGACCTCTAGCGTCAAATCGGCGGCCGAAGGCGCTCTTAGCGTTGAAAGCATTGTAAACGAAGCCAAACAAGAAGCCGAAGAAAGCGGTGTTGTTGTACAGAGCGCTGTGTCCGCGATGACAGAAATTGAAAGCTCAGCCCGCCATATTTCACAAATCATTGGCGTAATCGATGACATTTCGTTTCAGACGAACCTGTTGGCCCTGAACGCAGGCGTCGAAGCTGCACGCGCTGGAGAAGCAGGCCGAGGGTTTGCAGTTGTCGCCTCAGAAGTTCGAATACTGGCACAGCGATCATCAGATGCGGCCACCGAGATCAAGTCACTGATCACAGACAGCTCAAAGCACGTAGATCGCGGCGTTCTTCTGGTCGGCAAGGCTGGCGAGGCCCTGAATACCATCGTTGATCGTGTGGGGAACATTTCCCATCTCGTCTCTGAAATGGCGGTTGGTTCCGCAGATCAATCCACTGGACTGGCTGAAATAAACATCGGCGTATCCCAGTTGGATAATGTGACCCAACAAAACGCTGCGATGGTCGAAGAAGCCACCGCAGCCAGTCACTTGCTCAATTCAGACGCTCGCAAACTGTCCACGCTAGTGTCCCATTTCAAAATTGACGACACCGGTCACAGCCAGGAGAATCCGTTCACATCCCACGGCGAAACAGACATCTCGTTTTCGCCGCAGGCCGAACAAGACGATGACTGGTCAATGGACGAAGCCCCGCTTCAGCCAGCCAAGGTCGCGAGTGCTGCGGGCAACATGTGGGAAGATTTCTAA